The Anastrepha ludens isolate Willacy chromosome 2, idAnaLude1.1, whole genome shotgun sequence genome contains a region encoding:
- the LOC128871579 gene encoding uncharacterized protein LOC128871579, with the protein MENYTKLMTENLTTTEMFSSSALLTATNGILEHNRNSTISTLLQVTPASVTTTNKTADAVPTDTDIKQNENGHFILIPFVVLLFIIAFSAVVFLIVQNRRRLARIYCRRRIERRYSFDDDSDSTLEQGDGYDFDDPSECLLKGKLQIDNSYANALRKDLYT; encoded by the exons atggagaattatacaaaattaatgacTGAAAACCTTACAACAACCGAAATGTTTTCGTCTTCTGCGTTGTTAACGGCCACGAACGGCATATTAGAACATAATAGGAATTCGACAATTTCCACTTTGCTCCAAGTGACACCTGCATCAGTTACCACCACCAACAAAACCGCAGATGCTGTGCCAACGGATACGGATATTAAGCAGAATGAAAATGGGCACTTCATCCTCATTCCCTTCGTAGTTCTTTTATTTATCATAGCTTTTTCCGCAGTG GTATTCTTAATTGTACAAAATCGACGCCGTCTTGCGCGCATCTACTGTCGTCGAAGAATTGAACGTAGGTACTCATTTGATGATGATTCTGATTCCACGCTAGAGCAAGGTGATGGTTACGATTTCGATGACCCCAGCGAATGCCTGCTCAAGGGGAAATTGCAAATCGATAAT AGTTACGCAAACGCACTACGCAAAGATCTTTATacctaa